GTCGGGGATGCCGGTCACGGTCACGGTCAGCCGGTCGCCGGTCCTGAGGAGGCAGAGCGAGGCGCGCAGGCGTGCCCGGTCCGGCAGGACGCCCGGCACGTTCATGGTGCGGACGGCGATGCCTGCGGCCTCCTGCCCGGTGAACCGGGCGATCGCCTCGGGGGTCCGGCCGAAGTTGGAGGCGACGACGGTGGTCTGCTGTGCCCCGGGGTTCTTGAGCAGGTGGGCGTGGCGCTCCGGGAGGAGGTGCCACAGGGGTTCCGGGACGAGGGTGCCGCTGTGCTCGCCCGTGGCGCGGAGCAGCTCCTTCGTCGCCTGTCGGGTCTGCCGGAGGCTCTGGTGCCGGGCGGGGCCGCCGGGCACGGTCAGCGGCATCACGACCAGGGCGTTGGCCCGGGCGTCCTGGTCGGACCGCCGCAGGCTCACGGGGATGCCGACGTCGAACGGTTCGGCCGGGTCGCCCGCCCCCGCCGTCCGGACGAGGTTGGCGGCGATCTCGACGAAGAGGCTGTTGGTGGTCCCGCCGAAGGCGTCCGCCTGGTGCTCCCACCGGGCGGCGTCCGTCTCGAAGATCGCCGAGGTGAAGAAGCGCGGTTCGGCCGGGGGTTCGGTGCGGGCCGGGGCCGGGGGCCGCAGTGCGGTCCTGATCCGGGCGAGCCGGTCCGGGTTCGCCAGCGTCGCCGGGAGCCAGCGCGCGGCGGCCAGGCTGCCGTGGAGCGTCTGCCGTGCCAGGTCGGCCAGGTCGTCGAGCAGCCCGGGGCCGGCGGACGGGCGGTGCGTGTCGTCACCGCCCGAGCCGATGGCGCGGAAGATGCCGAGCCCGTCGCAGCGGAAGTGGGGCACGGTCAGCGAGACGAGTGTGCCTTCACCGTACGGGGCGGCGGCGAGCCGCCACAGGGCGGAGCTTCCGGGCAGGAGCGGCGCCTTGACCTGGGTGTCGATCCAGTCGGTCAGGGTGGCGTCGGTCAGCGGCGTCGACGTGGTGCCGAGGGCTTCCTCGTTCCTGGCGGGCACCCAGCTGCTGCGTGCCACGGGGATGGGCGAGCTCCGGGCGCGGCGGCTGAGCCACCCCCGGTCGAGGCCGTCCCAGGCAGCTTGCAGCGCGGCGACGGGTACGGGATCCCGGAAGGTCCACAGCACCTGCACGATCCTGCTGGAGCCGAGGGTGTCGGCGGCGCGGTGGAGCATCTCGTCGGTGGGGTTGAGGCGGACGGTGGCCGTCATCGGGCGGCCACCTCCTGGAGGCGGGCGGCCGCGAGCTCGCCGATCGCCGGCGCCCGTTTGAATCCGCCGCCGTTCCAGCCGGTCGCGGTGACGAGACCGTCCAGTTCGGTCCGCACGGTGACCTCGCCGTTCCCGGTGGGTGCCATCGCGTCGTACGCGGTGACGCCGCCCGTGAGCGGGGCCGTGGCCAGCTGCGGGTAGCGGTGGCGGACGACCGCACGGACGCGCTCCTCCTCCTGCGCCGACACGCCCGGCCGGACGGTCTCGGGGACGTCGGTCTCCTGCGAGGAGACTCCCGCGAGGACCAGTGAGTCCGATCCCCAGGGGCGCAGCCAGGCGCCCGTGGTGGCGTCCACCACGGTGGGGAGCGTGGTGAGACCCGCCGGTTCGCCGACCCGGAACAGGCAGTAGCCGACGGCCCGGGTGCGCAGGGGCAGGTGGACGCCGACGCTCGCGGCCAGGGAGGTGCTGCCCGTCCCCGCCGCCAGCAGGACGGCCCGGGCGTGCACGGGTCCGGCGGTGGTGTGGACCCCGGTGGCGCGGGAGCCGGATGTGAGCAGGTGGGTGGCGCGGGCCGGGATCAGCCGGAGCCGGGGGCCCGCGTCGCGTGCCATGGCGTGGGCCACCGGTCCGACGGGGAGCCAGCCGGCGTTCGGTTCGTGGACCGCGACCAGGTCGTCGGGCACGTCGAGGGCCGGGAAGCGGGTGGCGAGGTCGTGCGCGGTGAGGATCTCCGCCTTGTGTCCTGCGGTGCCGAGATCCGCGACCGCCGCCGCGGCCTGTGGGAGGTCGCCGCGGGCCACGAGGCTCAGGCTGCCCTGCCGGCGTATCGCGGGCCAGGTTCCCTGGTGGCCCTGGCGCAGGTAGAGGTCGAGGCCGGCGGCGGCCGAACGCCGCCGGGACGCGGACAGGTCGAAGGCGCGGACCAGCCCGCCGGAGGCGCCCGTGGCGCCTCCGGCGATGCCTGCCGTGTCGATGACGGCGACGGCGAGACCCTGGGCGCTCAGCCTTTCGGCCGTGGCGAGCCCGATGATCCCGCCGCCGACGACGGCGACGTCGGCGGTGAGGGCGGACCGGGTCACGGTGCGATCCCGGCGGCCAGCAGCTTCTCGTGGTCGTCGCTCAGGATCGAGTCGACGATGTCGGTCGCCCGTACCGAGAGCATGGCCAGCGCGCCGGCGTCGCCCATGCCGTGGCTCGCCTCGCAGAGCCCGTTGAGATAGACCTTGAGGGGCCGCGGGGTGCCCGCCTCCGTCTTCAGCTCGATCGAGTAGTCCCGCGCGACGACGGGGGTGCCTTCCTCGTCGAGGGGCAGACGGTGGGCGATGCCTTCCAGGAGCGGGTGGTACGGCTCGTCGCCCGGTTCGCCGCCGAAGTCCCTGAAGCCGGTCGCCAGGATGACGACGTCGGTGTCGAGGGTCTCCTCGGTGAGGTGGTTGATGTCGCGCAGGACCATCCGGTGTCCCGGGCCGTGCGGCCTGCTGATGACGGCCTCCCGGAAGGGCTTCATCACGAGCCGCTCGGAGCCCGTCAGGTCGTACTCGCGCTGCACGCCGACGAGGCGGTCGATCACGTCCTGGTCGCAGGCCGCGTAGTTGATGGACCGCAGTTCGTCGCGCAGGCGGCGTTTCTTGGCGCTGGGCAGCGGGTGGAAGTAGTCCACGAACTCGGGGAGGAACACCTGCCTGCTGTAGGGGCTGGTGTCCTTGAGCCGGAACCCGATGCCGCGGTGGACCGCGGTCACCTGCCGCACGTTGGGGCGGCCCAGCAGGTCGAGGATGATCTCGATCGCGCTCTGGCTGGCCCCGACGACGGCGACCCGGATCGCCTTGTCCTTGAAGCGCTCCATGGACGAGAGGTACTGGGTGGAGTGGAAGACGCTCTCCCCCAGGCCCTTCTGGAACGCGTACGGGATCCGGGGCGAGCGCCCGGTGCCCACGGAGACGCTGCGGCCGAGGTAGCGGCCGCCGTCGTCGGTGTCGACGCAGAACAGCTCGCTGCCGTCGTCGCCCTCGACGAGGGAGAGGTTCACGGCCGACCGGCCGTAGTCCACCTGGTCGCGGAAGGCCTCGGCGACCCAGGCGAGGTAGCCCGAGTACTCCCTGCGCAGCGGGAACTTGGCGTTCAGGTGGAGGTAGTCCGTCAGGTCACCGCGCGCGGCGAGGTACTTGACGAAGGTGTGCGGGCTGTCCGGGTTGCGTTGCATGGCCAGGTCGCGGAAGGGGTTGTTCTGGATGTCCGCGCCCGGGAGGAGCTGTTCTTGCTGCCACTGGAACTCGGGGGCCCGTTCGATGAAGTGGGCGAGGCCGGCGCGGCCGCGCTCTTCGAGCGCGACCGCCAGGGAGAGGTTCGCGGGTCCGAACCCCACTCCCAGCACCGGGTGGATCTCATGGGTTGTCACGGTTCACGCATCCTCGACTCGTCGTGCATGCAGGAACGTCGTTGCGGGACGGACGCGTCCGGAGGTCACGCGCCGAGGAGCGCCGTCTCGGTGATCGCGTTGGTGTCGTCGACGTGGACCACGCGGGACTTGTGGTCGGCGACCTCGTCCGGGGTGAGCTGCGCGTAGCTGATGATGATGACCTTGTCACCGGTCTCCACGAGACGGGCGGCGGCGCCGTTGACGATGACCTGGTTGGCGGCCGGCTCGCCGAGGATCGTGTACGTCTCGAAGCGCGCGCCGTTGTTGACGTTGACGACGTGCACCAGCTCGTGGACGCCGATGTCGGCGGCGTCGAGCAGCTCCGGCGAGATGGTGATGGACCCGACGTAGTTCAGGTTGCTGTCGGTGACGGTGGCGCGGTGGATCTTCGCGTTCATGAAGGTGCGCAGCATGGTGGATCTCCTTGGGAGCTGAAGGTGTCGTCCGTGCGGGAGTGGTGTGCGGGGCGGGACGCCCCGCGGGTCACGCGGTCGGGGCGTGCGGGGCGGCCGGGATGACCAGGCCGCGGAAGGGGTTCTCCGGTGTGCTGGAGAGGTCGGCGAGCAGGGGTGCCTTGCCGACGGTGGTGGGGCCCGCGAAGGCGGTGGAGATGTTCTCGGCGAGGTCGGGGGTGATCGGCCAGGCCAGGGTGCGCAGGGCCCAGAGGAACCGCAGCGCGCCGGAGACCTCGCTCGCGTCGTCGGCCTGGATCCGGGCGGAGCGCAGCGCCAGCACCTCCAGGTGGAGGGCGACCGCCTCGGCGGCCTTGCGGACGCTGAAGTTCTCCAGCCGGTAGGCGTCCTCGAAGCGTCGCCGGGACGCCTGGAGGGCCGCGTCCCACCACGGCGAGGGCGTCGCGTCGATGTGGCGGCCGGTCAGGGCGCCGAGCTGGTCGACGATCGCCGTGAGGGGGGCGTCGTAGCGTGCGGCGATGGTGTCGGCCGCGATGGGCTCGCTGAACTCCGCCTGCTGCAGTTCGGGGCTGGTCAGGGCGAGGACGAACCGCGCCCGGTCACGGCCGACGGACTCCAGGTAGTCGCGCGCCCAGCGCACGTCGCCCTTGCTGGTGGAGAACTTGCGGCCCTCCAGCATGTAGTACTGGTTGGTGAGCGTGCGCGTCCTCGGGAGGGGCACCGGCATGCCGTGGCGTGCCGCGAGCAGCGCCAGGGTCACGTAGACGAAGGCGTTGTAGAAGCCGTTGTCGATGCCGATGAACTGGACGAGCTCGTCGGCCTGGGTGTCCAGGCGTGCCTGCTGCAGCCAGTACAGGTGGCCGACGTAGATCTCCGGCCAGGCGTTGATGGCCTGCGGCTGGATGTCGGGACCGTCCCACTCGACCGTGATGCCCCAGGTCGTGGGGTAGGTGACGGGGATGTAGGGGAGCCGTCCGGCGAGCGTGTCGGCGACGACCTTGGCCAGGTCCGGGCGCAGCCGCACCTCGGAGGTCCGGTACCAGTTGGTGATCATGGACCGGTGGCGTTCGAGGTCCAGGACCCAGATCGAGACGGGGCGCTGCGGCAGGGCGGAAGCCGTGTCGCTCACGGGCAGCAGGGCGCCGGGCAGGTTGTAGAGGCCGCAGGCTTCGCAGACGCCGGCCCTGGCGTGGGCGAGGCAGGTGGGGCACCGCCCCGTGACGAAGGCCTCGGCCTTGTACTCACCGGTGTCGGCGTCGAACGGCAGCTCGACCTCGCGCAGGTCGAACGCGCCGTGCTCCCAGAGCCGGGTGAAGAAGGAGCGGACGAACGTGGTGTAGTCCTCGTCCGGCCGTTCGAAGAGGTCGACGTCGACGCCGGCCAGTTCCAGCGACTTCGTCACGCTCTCCAGGGCGTGCTGGATGAGCGCCTCCGGCGTGGTCCCGAGCCGTTCGGCGGTGGTGACGACATAGGTCTGGTTGTCGTCGGTGCTGGTGGCGAAGGCCACGTCGTGCCCGAGGACCTTCTGGGACCGGGCGCACACGTCGCTGTTGAGGACGGGGCCGGCGAGGTGGCCCAGGTGCAGGTCGCCGTTGGGTGTGGGGGGCGAGAAGGTGACGTTGACGCGGCGCGGGGCGGGGGCGTCGGCGCCCGGGGAGTCGGTCATCACGCGTCCTTGCCGTGCTCGGTGGGCTGGAGCCAGTAGATGCTGACGAAGGTCAGCGGGTCGGACTCGCTGGTGTTCGTGACCTTGTGGTCGGTGCCGTGCGGGATGTAGATGACGTCGCCCGGGGTGATCCGGCGCTCCTCGGTGCCGACGCGCAGGTGGCCCTCACCGCTGATGAAGATGAAGGTCTCGTCGGTGGCGTGTCCGTGGGGCGTGCTGGACTCGGTCGGCCGGATGGAGCACAGGGTGCTGTTCCAGGGCGGGACGACGACGCCGTCCCAGGGGTAGAGCTCCCGGATGTCGCAGCCGTTCTTCCGGATCCGGGCGTCGTCGGCGTCGGTCTTCACGTGCATGGTGGAAGTCCCTTCGATGGGTGCGTCGGAGCCAGCCGGGGCTAGCGGAGGGAGAGCAGTCGCTGGATGGTGTCGGGGTGAAACGATTCGGCAGAGACGCCGTAGGCCCCCTTGAACGTGGCGAGCCGGGAGCCGGCCAGCGCCGGGTCGGTGGGCCACGCCTTGGCGTACGCCCTGCGACGGGCGGCGCCTTCGGGGGTGAAGGTCATGTTCATCGCGGTCCGGACGGATCCCGAGATGCGCAGGCGGCGCATCCGCTCCTCGCGCTCGTCGACGTACGGCTTGAGGATCCCCGGCGACCACGTGGTGCTGGACCGCAGCGCCTCCCAGACCAGGCGGGCGTCCCGTAGAGCGATGGACAGGCCCTGGCCGACCACCGGATCGGTCCAGCCGGCCGCGTCGCCGATCAGCACCGCGCCGGGGACGGCGGGACCGTCCGTCCAGGCGTCGTTCATCGGGTAGAAGGCGCAGGACTCCGAGGGGGTGACCGCGGCGAACATCTCGCTGTTGGGGATGCAGTCGAGCTGGAACGCCTTGAGGAAGTCGGCCTGCCGAGTCGGGCCGGAGAAGCGGCCCTTCTGGGCGACGTCGTGCAGCAGGTACAGCCGGGCCTTGGCGCCCGCGCGGGGGAAGACGAAGTAGAGGAGGTCCTTCTCGGTGCCGATCGAGGTGACGTGGGCGGGCCAGTCGTGGAGGTCCTCCACGAGCATGCCGCCGCCCAACGAGTTCGGCGGGGTCTGGGTCAGGGAGATGCCGAGCTGGCGCCGTACGGTCGAGGTGCGGCCGTCCGCTCCGACGACGAGTCGGCAGGACACCTCGTACTCGACGTCGTCGTACTCGTAGCGCACGCCGGGGTGGGTCCCGCCCGTCACCGTGACGTCGCCGATCCCCCGCACGACCGTGGCCCCGGCCTCGGCGGCGGCGGTGGCGAGCGCCTCGCACGCCTCGGGGTGACCGACGTCGAGCACGCCGCGGATGCCGGGCAGCATCTCGTCCAGGTGGAGGGCGTTGGCCCAGGCGGCCTCCGGGTCGGTGATCTCGTCGAATCCGACGAAGCGGTCGATGTAGGTGCCCCCCGCGGCGAGCAGCTGCTTCTCCAGGCCGAGTGCGAGGAGTTCGACCACGCCCCAGCAGTTGATCACCTCGCCGCGCACCTTGTCCCGGTAGACGGTCTGCCGTTCCAGGAGCAGGACGTCGTATCCGTCGCCCGCCAGCGCCGCCGCCAGGGCGGATCCGGCTATTCCGCCGCCGATCACCACTGCGTCCACACGCTCAACTGTCGCCATGGAACCCTCCACAGAAGCCCTTTCAAGGCATTGCCGTATTGACCGCCCCGGAAATGGGCAGCCGGAAGTCCGAGCTGGTCGAATCGATAGAGTTGCCGCGGGACGGGGAATGCGGCAATGCAAGGGGGAGTCACTGTCGGAAGAACCCCGGACCCACGCCCGATGGAGCGGAGCAGGCCCGCTGACGGCCTTGCGTCCGGGGGTTCTTCCGGTCACTAGGGGGGAAGCGCCGCCGCTCCGGATCGCCGCGCGGACACTTTCGGTCGCAGATGGAACAATCCTGAGGACCCGTGAAAGTCGACGGCACCCGCGCACTGATCACACACGCCGGCTCCGCCTCCCTCACTGGTCCGCCCTTGGTACGAGTGTCGGTTGCGGCATCCACGATCCGCGCCGAAGCGGGCAGCGGCAATGCCGACTTGCGAAAATCGCGACCCGATTCGGGCAAAGATGCGAATGTCGCACCTCCCGCAAAGACCGGGAACCGACGGGAGAGCGCTTTCCCCAGAGAGGGAAACTCGGTTGGACGTCGGTCAGGGCGGACGGGAAACTCGCCGACGCTCAGGGGAAGTTCATCGAGGCGTACCTCCCGATACGGCTACGGCTCCTACCCTGAGCGGCCGGCAGAACGGCCCACGTCACGAAGGCGCGAGGCTCGACGGACCACAGATGCCTCGCTGGATGATGTCCCACATCTGCCTGATCTCTTCCACCGCGCCCGGTTCGCGCGGCTCCTCGTCGCCCTGCTCACTCGCGGCGCGCGCCCGGTACTCGGCGCCGAGAATCAGAAACCGCGACAGCATCGCCAGATCCTCCGGACGGACCGCGGCGTGCAGCTGTCCGTCCCGATAGGCCTGGCTGAAGAGGTCCTGCACGGCGGTGACCCAGGACGTCGTCCAGGCGAGGTCTCCGTCCGGCCGCTCGCGGCTGAGCCGTGCCGCGGAGCGCACGGCCGGCTCCTCCTCGAGCAGCCGCGCCAGTTCGAGCGTCACGTCGATGGCCCGGTGCAGCGCGGGGGCCGGGCCCGACGGCAGGGCGTCGAGGGCCGCCCGGGTGACGGTCTGGCCCTTCGCCTGCACGGCGGCAGCCAGTTCGTCCTTGGTCGAGAAGTGGAACGTCAGGGCGCCGATCGTTATCCCGGCGGCCCGGCAGACGCGGTTCAGCGCGGCGCCGGCGTAGCCGCTCCGGTCGAACTCGGTCGCTGCGGCGTTCACCAGGGCCTGCCGGGTGCGTACCGCCCGTAACTGCCTCGTCATGCATGTCTCCGGTCCGCTGGTCGGTGGTCAACAGGACGGCCCCTTCCGGCGCCGGCAGCGAGGACGGCAGATGCGCGCACCACGCGTACGACAGGCGCCGCGAAGGCCGAGTGCACCGCCCTGTCCGTCCCCGGATCGGTCCGAAGGCGGAGCGCCGGACGGCCCTCCACGGGAGCGGAACCTACCTGCGGCCCCCTTTCTGCGGGCGCCGCCGAGGGGCCGACCTCGTTGTCCAGCGGTCGTGGCGGCAAGTGTGACGCCGCAGGTCAGCGTCGACAAGCCCGTCGATCACGGTTGGCCGGTTCACGCAGAGTCAGGCTTCCGGCCCCCAAGGCGCGGACTTCAAGGGTGGGTTGGCTGGTTCGCTCCGACAAAAAAATAGCAGCCCCTATTATTCTTTTGTCGTCGACCTCTGAGCCGCACCCCGGAGCCCCTCATGATCAACTTCGCGTACGGTGCCGACCGACTGCCCATCCAGGAAGACGGGCATCGAGTCGCCGGTTTCGCCGATCAGCTCTTCACTCACTTACCGCGGGCGGACCAGCGCCGCTGGGCCGCCGCGTATCTGCTGGGACTTCTGGCGGTCTCGGGCAGGAAGTCCATGCGCAGCCTGGCTGCCGCCATCACCGACTCCCCCACCGCCTCGCAGTCGCTGCACCGCTTCATCAACGCCAGCCCGTGGGACTGGCAGCCGGTCCGGGGCGAGCTGAGGCGCTGGGTCGAACAGCGGACGCGGCCGAAGGCCTGGACCATCGGCGTCGCCGTGGTGCCCAAGCGGGGTGACCAGTCGTGCGGGGTGCACCGCAGGTTCGTGCCGGCCCTGGGCCGCACCATCAACTGCCAAGTCGGCATCGGGCAGTTCCTGGCCACGAGCCGCGGTCAGATTCCCGTGGACTGGCGTCTGCACCTGCCGAGCGAATGGAGTGAGGAGAAGCTGCGCCACCGCACGCGCATCCCCGAGGCCGTCCACCCCCTGCCGGCCTGGGCGCAGGTGCTCGACCTGGCCGACACGCTGGCCGCCGACGCGTGCCCGGCGCTGCCGCTCGTGGCGGATCTCCGCGAGTACAAGGAGTCCGACCGGCTCCTCCTGGGACTGCGGCAGCGCGCCACCGACTTCGTCGTCGCCGTCCCCGACAGCCTGGCCGTCCAGCCTCCCGCGGCGGTCCGTCCCTCCGGTCCGGCCGCCGACGTTTCCGCTTCGCCGATCAGCGCGCGTCGTTTCCTGGAGACAGAAGGTGAACTGCTCCGCTCGGTCCTGGGGGCGAGCCACCTTCGCCCCTCGGGCCTGACCCGTGTGGTCACCGGACTGGTGCGCCTGCCCCGCGGCCCGCAGCCGCAGCGCTTCTACCGGCTGTTCGCCGAGGTCCCCCGCGAGGGCGAGCAGCCCACCGCACTGTGGCTCACGACCCTCGTCCACCTGTCGATGGAGGAGCTTCTGGAGCTGGCGTCCCTGCCGGCCACCATCCCCCGCACGATGCGCCGTCTGGAGGGCAGCTTCGGACTCCAGGACTTCGAAGGCAGGTCCTATCCCGGCTGGCATCGGCATGTGACGCTGGTGTCCGCGGCCTGCGCCTTCCAGGAACTGTCGGAAGTCGATCCGGCCGGCCTTCCCGGCGTCGTTCCCTCCGCCCGTCTGATCAGGGCCCCCCGACGACCGGCGCGGCTTCCGGTCTGACGCCGCGCGGCCCTGCGCGACAGGTCCCGTGGCACAAGTCCTCCTGTGCCACGGGACGGGGGGTTCGCTCTCACTACCTCTGGCGCCCACCTGACGGGCGCTCCGGTGTCGCGCAGGTCACCGGGGTTCTCCGGCGACGGAGGTCATCGGGGTTCGCCGGCGTCGCGGAGGTCACCGGGGGTTCTCCGACGTCGCGGAGGTCACCGGGGTTCGCCGGCGCGGCGCGAACCGCTGCCCGGCATCGTTCACACCGCGCTCCACCCGCCGTCCACCGCCACCGCTCCGCCGGTGACGAACGACGCCCGGCCGCTGCACAGCCACAGCGCGGCCTGCGCGATCTCCTCCGGGTCCGCCAGTCGCTTCTGCACCGCGCGTCCGGTCAGCCTCTCGACCGTCTCGGGGGTGCCGTCCAGGTACGGCTCCAGCTGAGGGGTGCGGGTGGCTCCCACCGTCAGCGCGTTCACCCGGATTCCAGCGGCCCCGTACTCCGCCGCCGCGGCTCGGGTGAGACCGAGAACCGCGTGCTTGGCCGCGATGTACGGGGCCGTGGCGCCCGTCGCCGAATGCCCGGCGACGCTGGACGTGTTGACGATCGCGCCACCGTGCTCCTGGCGCAGCATGACGGGGATCTGCTGGCGCATGCAGTTCCAGACGCCCCGCACGTTGACGTCCATGACCGTGTCGTAGGCGTCCTCGTCCAGTTCGTGCAGGACGGGGCCGAACGCCCCCGCCCCGGCGTTGTTGAAGGCGGCGTCCAGTGCGCCGAACTCCTCGACCGTCCGGGCGACGGCCTCCCCCACCTCTTCGGGGATCCGTACGTCGCCCGGCACGGCCAGCGCCCTCCCCCCGTCTCCGAGGATCGCCTCGGCCAGTTCGCGCAGGGTGTCCTTGCGCCGGGCCACCAGCACGACGGCCGCGCCCTCCCTGGCGAAGAGCTTCGCAGCAGCGGCCCCGATGCCGCTCGACGCTCCAGTGATCATGACTGTGCGGCCCTGTAACGCTCCCGTTATGTGTGACATAGCCAGATTCAACGCCATGCACAGCGGGCACGGCAGCCCCTATGGGGCGATCAGGTTCGATTCACGCCATCCGGAGGGGAACCGTCCTCGTCGAAGCGCACGGTCTCGATGACCCTGGCCGCGCACTCCTCGGCGGCGACGAGCGGCAGCAGAAGGACCCACATCTGCCGGATGCGGTCCGGCAGGTCCTTTCGACCGCTGTCGAGCTGGGCGTTCATCTGCGCCCCGGTGCAGGCGTTGACCACGAGCTGCGCCAGTGCCCGCACCTCCACGTCGGGCCGCAGCTCGCCGTTCTCGCTGGCCTCGCGCAGGAACGGCTGGAGCACGTCCGCCCACTGCCGGTAGGAGTTGCCCTCCTCGTCGCAGACGAAGTACTCCTGATCCATCACCAATCGGGCACCCGCCAGCAGTAAAGGGTCCTCCCTCAACTGCGTCGCCCACGCCACGGTGATGTCCACGGCACCCTGCAGGCCGGCTGCCGTGGACCTGGTCACCAGCTCCGGCTGGCTCCGGACGATCTCACGGGCGAGCTCCTCCTTGGATTCGAAGTGGAAGTAGAGCGCCCCCAGCGTCAGGTTCGCCCGTCTCGTGATCTTGCTGACGCTCGCCCCGGCGAACCCGAACTCGGCAAAGACCTCGGCGCCCGCCCTCAGGATGGCCGCTCGTGTCCGAGCACTCCGCTCTTGTTGAGCCATGCACCTGCCTCCCCAGTCCCTCGACAATAAACATAGTCATCTCTATGTTACTGCGCAGAGTTCACTTGCACCGTTGTCTGCAGTAGCCGCCTGCACCCAACTCGCATCGTTCCAGGGGGAACTACCGATGAACATCACAACTGGCTTAATCACGCCTCTCGAAGGCATCCAGCACGCCCCCAAGACTCTGACCCGCAAGACCGCGCCCGGTCAGGCGTTCCTGTCGGGATGGCGCAGCCACGACGACGGCGTCTCCCACACCGTCGTCGCCAACTGGCCTGCGCACCACCCCTTCTACACCGCCCACAAAGGGCACTACCACCCCCTCCTCCTCTCCGAGACGATCCGCCAGTCCCTCGCCCTGTTGTCGCACGTCGCCCACGACATACCCCTCGACTACCGCCTGGGCTGGGAGTCCTACGACAGTTCCGTCGTCCCGGCGGCCATGCGGACCCGATCGACCCCGGCCGTCGTGCACGTGACGGTCTCCCACACCGAGGTGACCCGTCACCGTCTCGGATCCGTCCGCCTCGCCACGCAGATCACGGCGACACGCGACGGAGAACCCCTCGGCATCGCCCGTGTCCGCTACACCGCCCACCCTCCCGCGATCTACGACAGACTGCGCGGGGCATACGCGGACGCGCAGGCCAGCACGGCGCGCGCCCTCCCCCTCGGGCCCGCCCTCGACGACGCCACCCGGGGCCGGCAGACCTCGCTGGAAGACGCCGTGCTGAGCCCGATCGGAGAGTCGCATCGCTGGCAGCTGCGCGTGAACACCGACAACCGCTCCTTCTTCGACCACGCGCACGACCACATACCGGGTCTTGTATTCCTCGAAGCCGCCGCCCAGGCCGCACAGGCCCTGTCCGGCGCCGCCCAGACCGTCCCCACGGAGTTCGACGCCCGGTTCCTCCGTTACGTCGAGCTGGACTCGCCCTGTTGGGTCGAGGCGACTCCGCTACGCCGGAGCAGGAGCGGAGTCGTCCGCACGGAGGTCACCGGGACCCAGACCGGCAAGGAGGTCTTCTCC
This is a stretch of genomic DNA from Streptomyces sp. R44. It encodes these proteins:
- the panD gene encoding aspartate 1-decarboxylase is translated as MLRTFMNAKIHRATVTDSNLNYVGSITISPELLDAADIGVHELVHVVNVNNGARFETYTILGEPAANQVIVNGAAARLVETGDKVIIISYAQLTPDEVADHKSRVVHVDDTNAITETALLGA
- a CDS encoding cupin domain-containing protein, which translates into the protein MHVKTDADDARIRKNGCDIRELYPWDGVVVPPWNSTLCSIRPTESSTPHGHATDETFIFISGEGHLRVGTEERRITPGDVIYIPHGTDHKVTNTSESDPLTFVSIYWLQPTEHGKDA
- a CDS encoding FAD-dependent oxidoreductase, encoding MATVERVDAVVIGGGIAGSALAAALAGDGYDVLLLERQTVYRDKVRGEVINCWGVVELLALGLEKQLLAAGGTYIDRFVGFDEITDPEAAWANALHLDEMLPGIRGVLDVGHPEACEALATAAAEAGATVVRGIGDVTVTGGTHPGVRYEYDDVEYEVSCRLVVGADGRTSTVRRQLGISLTQTPPNSLGGGMLVEDLHDWPAHVTSIGTEKDLLYFVFPRAGAKARLYLLHDVAQKGRFSGPTRQADFLKAFQLDCIPNSEMFAAVTPSESCAFYPMNDAWTDGPAVPGAVLIGDAAGWTDPVVGQGLSIALRDARLVWEALRSSTTWSPGILKPYVDEREERMRRLRISGSVRTAMNMTFTPEGAARRRAYAKAWPTDPALAGSRLATFKGAYGVSAESFHPDTIQRLLSLR
- a CDS encoding class I tRNA ligase family protein; this translates as MTDSPGADAPAPRRVNVTFSPPTPNGDLHLGHLAGPVLNSDVCARSQKVLGHDVAFATSTDDNQTYVVTTAERLGTTPEALIQHALESVTKSLELAGVDVDLFERPDEDYTTFVRSFFTRLWEHGAFDLREVELPFDADTGEYKAEAFVTGRCPTCLAHARAGVCEACGLYNLPGALLPVSDTASALPQRPVSIWVLDLERHRSMITNWYRTSEVRLRPDLAKVVADTLAGRLPYIPVTYPTTWGITVEWDGPDIQPQAINAWPEIYVGHLYWLQQARLDTQADELVQFIGIDNGFYNAFVYVTLALLAARHGMPVPLPRTRTLTNQYYMLEGRKFSTSKGDVRWARDYLESVGRDRARFVLALTSPELQQAEFSEPIAADTIAARYDAPLTAIVDQLGALTGRHIDATPSPWWDAALQASRRRFEDAYRLENFSVRKAAEAVALHLEVLALRSARIQADDASEVSGALRFLWALRTLAWPITPDLAENISTAFAGPTTVGKAPLLADLSSTPENPFRGLVIPAAPHAPTA
- a CDS encoding SidA/IucD/PvdA family monooxygenase produces the protein MTTHEIHPVLGVGFGPANLSLAVALEERGRAGLAHFIERAPEFQWQQEQLLPGADIQNNPFRDLAMQRNPDSPHTFVKYLAARGDLTDYLHLNAKFPLRREYSGYLAWVAEAFRDQVDYGRSAVNLSLVEGDDGSELFCVDTDDGGRYLGRSVSVGTGRSPRIPYAFQKGLGESVFHSTQYLSSMERFKDKAIRVAVVGASQSAIEIILDLLGRPNVRQVTAVHRGIGFRLKDTSPYSRQVFLPEFVDYFHPLPSAKKRRLRDELRSINYAACDQDVIDRLVGVQREYDLTGSERLVMKPFREAVISRPHGPGHRMVLRDINHLTEETLDTDVVILATGFRDFGGEPGDEPYHPLLEGIAHRLPLDEEGTPVVARDYSIELKTEAGTPRPLKVYLNGLCEASHGMGDAGALAMLSVRATDIVDSILSDDHEKLLAAGIAP
- a CDS encoding IS701 family transposase is translated as MINFAYGADRLPIQEDGHRVAGFADQLFTHLPRADQRRWAAAYLLGLLAVSGRKSMRSLAAAITDSPTASQSLHRFINASPWDWQPVRGELRRWVEQRTRPKAWTIGVAVVPKRGDQSCGVHRRFVPALGRTINCQVGIGQFLATSRGQIPVDWRLHLPSEWSEEKLRHRTRIPEAVHPLPAWAQVLDLADTLAADACPALPLVADLREYKESDRLLLGLRQRATDFVVAVPDSLAVQPPAAVRPSGPAADVSASPISARRFLETEGELLRSVLGASHLRPSGLTRVVTGLVRLPRGPQPQRFYRLFAEVPREGEQPTALWLTTLVHLSMEELLELASLPATIPRTMRRLEGSFGLQDFEGRSYPGWHRHVTLVSAACAFQELSEVDPAGLPGVVPSARLIRAPRRPARLPV
- a CDS encoding TetR family transcriptional regulator — protein: MTRQLRAVRTRQALVNAAATEFDRSGYAGAALNRVCRAAGITIGALTFHFSTKDELAAAVQAKGQTVTRAALDALPSGPAPALHRAIDVTLELARLLEEEPAVRSAARLSRERPDGDLAWTTSWVTAVQDLFSQAYRDGQLHAAVRPEDLAMLSRFLILGAEYRARAASEQGDEEPREPGAVEEIRQMWDIIQRGICGPSSLAPS
- a CDS encoding NAD(P)/FAD-dependent oxidoreductase; translation: MTRSALTADVAVVGGGIIGLATAERLSAQGLAVAVIDTAGIAGGATGASGGLVRAFDLSASRRRSAAAGLDLYLRQGHQGTWPAIRRQGSLSLVARGDLPQAAAAVADLGTAGHKAEILTAHDLATRFPALDVPDDLVAVHEPNAGWLPVGPVAHAMARDAGPRLRLIPARATHLLTSGSRATGVHTTAGPVHARAVLLAAGTGSTSLAASVGVHLPLRTRAVGYCLFRVGEPAGLTTLPTVVDATTGAWLRPWGSDSLVLAGVSSQETDVPETVRPGVSAQEEERVRAVVRHRYPQLATAPLTGGVTAYDAMAPTGNGEVTVRTELDGLVTATGWNGGGFKRAPAIGELAAARLQEVAAR